One genomic segment of Clostridium saccharoperbutylacetonicum N1-4(HMT) includes these proteins:
- a CDS encoding sigma-70 family RNA polymerase sigma factor, producing the protein MEPVTVVNFLQKEKKINEIVDKQDEFTEIFELYYKRLYNYTYYRVNSQAVAEDLTSQVFEKIMLNIKTYCIEKSKFEVWMFTISRNVINDYFRKQKRHKIISIDSIIDLISGDKGPEDLIINEERNNKLINALNILDAKERNIIAYKFGADLKNVEIAKILKISESNVGVKLHRIMKKLKNEMEKEAK; encoded by the coding sequence GTGGAGCCGGTTACCGTGGTTAATTTCTTGCAGAAAGAGAAAAAAATAAATGAGATTGTGGATAAGCAAGATGAGTTTACTGAAATCTTTGAACTTTATTATAAAAGACTATATAACTATACCTATTATAGAGTTAATTCGCAGGCAGTTGCAGAAGATTTAACAAGTCAGGTATTTGAAAAAATTATGTTAAACATAAAAACTTATTGTATTGAAAAATCAAAATTTGAAGTTTGGATGTTTACTATATCAAGGAATGTTATTAATGATTACTTTAGAAAACAAAAAAGACATAAAATCATTTCAATTGATAGCATTATTGACTTGATATCAGGGGATAAGGGACCAGAAGATTTAATTATTAACGAAGAAAGAAACAATAAACTAATAAATGCATTAAATATTTTAGATGCTAAAGAACGTAATATTATTGCATATAAATTTGGTGCGGATTTAAAAAATGTGGAAATTGCAAAAATTTTAAAAATTAGTGAAAGTAATGTTGGGGTAAAGCTCCATAGGATTATGAAAAAACTTAAAAATGAAATGGAAAAGGAGGCTAAATAA
- a CDS encoding peptide MFS transporter, with translation MELKKENDVMINEVLSNETKKMKHPPGLYMLFMTEMWERFSYYGMRALLVMYLTTEFIKGGLGVDKASAMGIYANFTGLVYLTPLLGGYLSDRYLGQRKAITIGGIIIALGQFTLFSNQSLAALYIGLFLLIIGNGFFKPNISTIVGHLYPEGDKRKDSAFTIFYMGINTGSFLAPLICGTLAEKTMATVQGGEIIHYGYRYGFLVAGIGMVLGQILFNALSNKYLGDIGKSPVVKVKNNTNTKAQYPPLTKKEKHRTTVILILTAFVIIFWTGFEQAGSSLTIYTQDYINRSVGGWEVPVSWFQSLNPLFIVTFGIPVSKLWYKLASSKRGDLSIPQKMAIGSIMLGFGFLLMVCAVMQRGGNVEDTAVKASMIWLVGTYFLHTMGELCLSPVGLSMVSSLAPAKLASFLMGVWLLSSFVANEIAGHLAGYVEILGHLQIFSGIAVVSIIMGLILLTFNKKLVAMME, from the coding sequence ATGGAACTTAAAAAAGAAAATGATGTTATGATAAACGAAGTTTTATCTAACGAAACAAAAAAAATGAAGCATCCACCCGGTTTATATATGTTATTCATGACCGAGATGTGGGAACGCTTTAGTTATTATGGTATGAGAGCATTACTTGTAATGTACTTAACCACAGAATTTATAAAAGGTGGACTTGGTGTTGATAAAGCTTCCGCAATGGGCATATATGCCAACTTCACAGGGTTAGTTTATCTTACCCCACTCTTAGGCGGATATCTTTCTGACAGATATTTAGGTCAAAGAAAAGCTATCACTATTGGAGGAATAATAATAGCTTTAGGACAATTTACATTGTTCTCAAATCAAAGTTTAGCAGCTTTATATATAGGCTTATTTTTACTTATCATTGGTAATGGATTCTTTAAACCAAATATTTCAACAATAGTTGGACATTTGTATCCTGAAGGAGATAAACGAAAGGATTCAGCTTTTACTATTTTCTATATGGGAATAAATACTGGGTCATTTTTAGCTCCTCTTATTTGTGGAACTTTAGCTGAAAAAACAATGGCAACAGTCCAAGGTGGAGAAATCATACATTATGGATACAGATACGGATTCTTAGTTGCTGGTATTGGTATGGTACTCGGACAAATACTCTTTAATGCTTTATCAAATAAATACCTTGGTGATATTGGAAAATCACCAGTAGTAAAGGTTAAAAACAACACAAATACTAAAGCACAATATCCTCCTTTAACCAAAAAGGAAAAACATAGAACTACAGTTATTTTAATACTTACAGCTTTTGTTATAATTTTCTGGACAGGCTTTGAACAAGCTGGTAGTTCACTTACTATCTATACTCAAGATTATATAAATAGATCAGTTGGGGGATGGGAAGTTCCAGTTTCATGGTTCCAATCACTAAATCCACTTTTTATAGTGACATTTGGAATACCAGTATCAAAATTATGGTACAAACTTGCTTCTAGCAAAAGAGGTGATTTAAGCATTCCTCAAAAAATGGCAATAGGTTCAATAATGTTAGGTTTTGGTTTCCTACTTATGGTTTGCGCGGTTATGCAAAGAGGCGGTAATGTAGAAGATACAGCAGTTAAAGCTAGTATGATATGGCTAGTTGGAACTTACTTCCTTCATACCATGGGAGAACTTTGCTTATCGCCTGTAGGTCTTTCAATGGTAAGCTCATTAGCTCCAGCTAAGCTTGCATCATTCCTAATGGGTGTGTGGCTATTAAGCAGCTTTGTAGCCAACGAAATTGCTGGACACCTTGCTGGATATGTTGAAATTCTAGGTCATTTACAAATATTCAGCGGAATAGCTGTTGTTTCAATTATTATGGGATTAATATTATTAACCTTTAATAAAAAATTAGTAGCTATGATGGAATGA
- a CDS encoding dynamin family protein, giving the protein MDIFKSCVDRQNRIDKVVNILDSDEVTIKNQLVKDRIINPAHYVVMLGETSSGKSALINSIFDRKILVESVRPTTGVVTEVVIDEKEEESLIAISDDLTREVIDEDRFAALTTKPIGNLMRLKYVGRSKNKKYNGIRIFDTPGYGSLIEKHEEVLKEFIPESDFIIYVVSYKTGVGEDDFQFLKYVGEIINKNVEVVLAVNMCPENTDETNKRICEIKKAVSECLHIDTKVFLIESSSEKNPATDELWDYIYKRVTDPSKEEELAEVLKSYQDYVLRECNIKINSKIADIESAKVSTGEKVDVIKEFLDEKKNILDSIENGFVKIKLQAIRLIGKFDLKIKEDVKKYIYDESKWTMKEETFNLMQHYYVPKLTNEETDNLNSYIEDEIIALDREIEKLLSAEIIKLEENVKKNNSLYSEVIEEIIEKHRGDIIKQATGEMFRRAENGLGESKNLKKLLNAFERVSYGDTNNNLNHVLKTIKAASVKGITESLSVFTDSIFFLYDSLTWQKKIEEISMTAVDKWASNIDEAVRRYLDKMKEANMEQVRALFYDLSKEFKNNKKELEDISSEELTRLKTEIDFLLNKCLLINLKK; this is encoded by the coding sequence ATGGATATTTTTAAAAGCTGTGTAGATAGACAAAATAGAATAGATAAAGTTGTTAATATCCTTGACAGTGATGAGGTTACAATTAAAAATCAATTGGTGAAGGATAGAATAATTAATCCAGCTCATTATGTTGTTATGCTAGGAGAGACAAGCTCAGGAAAGAGTGCTTTAATAAATAGTATTTTTGATAGAAAGATACTTGTAGAAAGTGTTAGACCAACAACAGGTGTAGTTACTGAAGTTGTTATAGATGAGAAGGAAGAAGAGAGCTTGATTGCTATAAGTGACGATCTTACTAGAGAGGTTATAGATGAAGATAGATTTGCAGCTCTTACAACTAAACCTATTGGAAATTTAATGCGACTTAAATATGTTGGAAGAAGTAAAAATAAAAAATATAATGGAATAAGAATATTTGATACTCCAGGGTATGGTTCTCTCATTGAAAAGCATGAAGAAGTTTTAAAGGAATTTATACCAGAAAGTGATTTTATCATCTATGTTGTTTCTTATAAAACAGGCGTAGGGGAAGATGATTTTCAATTCTTAAAATATGTTGGAGAAATTATAAATAAAAATGTTGAAGTTGTATTAGCAGTTAATATGTGCCCAGAAAATACAGATGAAACTAATAAAAGAATTTGTGAAATAAAAAAAGCTGTCAGTGAATGTCTTCATATAGATACGAAGGTATTTCTAATTGAAAGCAGTAGTGAAAAAAATCCAGCAACAGATGAACTTTGGGATTACATTTATAAAAGAGTCACTGATCCAAGTAAAGAGGAAGAACTTGCAGAAGTTTTAAAAAGCTATCAGGATTATGTGCTACGTGAATGTAATATTAAAATAAATTCTAAAATTGCAGATATTGAATCGGCTAAGGTAAGTACAGGAGAAAAAGTTGATGTAATCAAAGAATTTTTAGATGAAAAGAAAAATATATTAGATTCAATAGAGAATGGTTTTGTAAAAATAAAATTACAAGCTATTAGACTTATTGGAAAATTTGATTTAAAGATTAAAGAAGATGTGAAAAAATACATATACGATGAAAGCAAATGGACTATGAAGGAAGAAACCTTTAATTTAATGCAGCATTATTATGTTCCTAAGCTGACTAATGAAGAAACTGATAATTTAAATTCTTATATTGAGGATGAAATTATTGCCTTAGATAGAGAAATTGAGAAGTTGTTAAGTGCTGAAATAATAAAATTAGAGGAAAATGTTAAGAAGAATAATTCTCTATATAGCGAAGTCATTGAGGAAATTATCGAAAAACATAGAGGAGATATTATAAAGCAGGCTACAGGTGAAATGTTTAGAAGAGCAGAAAATGGCTTGGGAGAAAGTAAAAATTTAAAGAAACTTTTGAATGCTTTTGAAAGAGTGAGTTATGGTGATACTAACAATAATTTAAATCATGTATTAAAAACTATAAAAGCAGCATCTGTAAAAGGAATTACTGAATCATTGAGTGTATTCACAGATTCAATTTTCTTTTTATATGATTCATTGACTTGGCAGAAAAAAATTGAGGAAATATCTATGACTGCAGTGGATAAATGGGCAAGCAATATAGATGAAGCTGTAAGAAGATATTTAGATAAGATGAAAGAAGCTAATATGGAACAAGTGCGAGCTTTATTTTATGATTTAAGTAAAGAATTTAAAAATAATAAAAAAGAATTAGAGGATATAAGTTCCGAAGAATTAACTAGACTTAAAACAGAGATAGACTTTTTACTTAATAAATGTTTATTGATAAATTTAAAAAAATAG
- a CDS encoding dynamin family protein translates to MSYMNLIEDERFYGLLEKYLHNDQGVNYKEFFYHFLENLNRKEIIVPVLGIQGAGKSSFLNSILMEDNILPTDVDETTCVPVEVRYGDNVNEAIVYYINGTKENIQVKDLEKYVHNDFNAGNALKVSKIVLHNQSEVLKDDIVLVDLPGVGSLTPENQRTTLEYVNKLVAGIFLIRTNPPITRSEKNFINALWPKLSNTLFIQNKWNDESLEDANEAKEHNEGVLSSISYAHNEEREIHVDVVNVYQAVKGKFTKDNLAYEESGITKVIEEIKNISKEYNEDLIRTLKERLYEALKGINDKIEAYKLLALNEHKQNVLEKEEKINQVKMLISDNKAKIRKCRIYADEEMGNIIDNSSKIIKENMENLRIELRRIINKGIVDGNRLSLIYKESSDKAINDIMDQILASIGNLIKNINYELDEIKVKGFTGTYENISFFNRKSSVKYEKSLPTVLGVSSGLIGAAGAVSVLGGPAGILVGMGISLAFSLIGNQMRKKIVENRASYTLKDLEPMIEDLEKYLKEEILGDLMAKQQEVDDAIRELKNNLEKTFKEDMKNIEMRYETHYNEEHVQEFEEDLKILRDLIQICKEK, encoded by the coding sequence ATGTCATATATGAATTTAATTGAAGATGAAAGATTCTATGGGTTATTAGAAAAATATTTACATAATGATCAGGGAGTTAACTATAAAGAGTTTTTTTATCATTTTTTAGAAAATTTAAATAGGAAAGAAATAATAGTTCCTGTGTTAGGAATTCAAGGAGCTGGGAAGAGCAGTTTTTTAAATTCTATACTGATGGAAGATAATATTCTTCCTACAGATGTAGATGAGACAACTTGTGTACCAGTTGAAGTGAGATATGGAGATAATGTTAATGAGGCTATAGTCTATTATATAAATGGAACTAAGGAGAACATACAAGTTAAAGATTTAGAAAAGTATGTTCATAATGATTTTAATGCTGGAAACGCTCTTAAAGTTTCTAAAATAGTTTTACATAATCAAAGCGAAGTATTGAAAGATGATATTGTTCTTGTGGATTTACCAGGAGTAGGTAGTTTGACGCCTGAAAATCAAAGAACTACTTTGGAATATGTAAATAAGCTTGTAGCAGGAATTTTTTTAATTAGAACAAACCCTCCTATAACAAGATCAGAAAAGAACTTTATTAATGCCTTATGGCCAAAGCTTTCAAATACGCTTTTTATACAAAATAAATGGAATGATGAAAGTTTAGAAGATGCTAATGAAGCAAAAGAACATAATGAAGGTGTCTTAAGCAGTATAAGTTATGCTCATAATGAAGAAAGAGAAATTCATGTTGATGTAGTAAATGTTTATCAAGCGGTAAAAGGGAAATTTACTAAGGATAATTTAGCTTATGAGGAATCAGGTATTACTAAAGTTATAGAAGAAATAAAAAACATTTCAAAAGAATATAATGAGGATTTAATAAGAACTTTAAAAGAAAGATTATATGAAGCTTTAAAAGGGATCAATGATAAAATAGAGGCGTATAAGTTATTAGCTTTAAATGAACATAAGCAAAATGTATTGGAAAAAGAAGAAAAAATTAATCAGGTAAAAATGCTGATTTCTGATAATAAAGCTAAAATAAGAAAATGTAGAATTTATGCAGATGAAGAAATGGGGAATATTATAGATAATTCTTCTAAGATAATAAAAGAAAATATGGAAAATTTAAGGATTGAATTAAGAAGAATTATTAATAAAGGAATTGTAGATGGAAATAGATTAAGTTTAATCTACAAGGAAAGTTCAGATAAAGCAATAAATGATATAATGGATCAAATTTTAGCTAGTATAGGTAATCTTATAAAGAATATTAATTATGAACTTGATGAAATTAAAGTAAAAGGGTTCACTGGAACCTATGAAAATATATCGTTCTTTAATAGAAAAAGTTCAGTTAAATATGAAAAATCACTTCCTACAGTACTTGGAGTGTCAAGTGGACTAATAGGAGCTGCTGGTGCAGTAAGTGTCCTTGGAGGACCAGCAGGAATTTTAGTTGGTATGGGAATTAGCTTAGCCTTTTCATTAATAGGAAATCAGATGCGTAAAAAGATTGTTGAAAATAGAGCTAGCTATACGCTGAAGGACTTAGAGCCAATGATAGAAGATTTGGAAAAGTATTTAAAGGAAGAAATCCTTGGAGATTTAATGGCAAAACAACAAGAGGTAGATGATGCTATTAGAGAATTAAAGAATAATTTAGAAAAGACTTTTAAAGAAGATATGAAAAATATAGAAATGAGATATGAAACACATTATAACGAGGAACATGTTCAAGAATTTGAAGAAGATTTAAAGATATTAAGAGATTTAATACAAATATGCAAGGAGAAATAA
- a CDS encoding dynamin family protein — translation MIKDGYILNAIEEIKDILQKNDYRKTRYNKDIEWLEERKELFNSNIIRIAIMGVTSSGKSTLVNALLGERILPMAIRPSSSIIITASKGVNREAIIYFNDKKPKILKEDDLNEDTISEYADENKNPNNELKVTQIHITTPSFLLDENIHIIDSPGLDAWNLENHEKLTLEILLPTIDICIFVTTVKANSDGTNAEKIKIVDEKEKQIILVQNMIDSVEEKIGKNGIIEEDKITILKKHKNRAENLLDKATQGKEKFEVIQISALNGLNGIINDDNELYKKSNLEGFIRAVEICKENTIPKIDMKRAISLKDKINSIINTDKEIVKGNDLEAIQALAEVKSRDVDKLVYDFENAQEKILLKIKDIEEVISGTISEITESTSEDFEDYLNIVDRINNKKLYIESDIINVVKDCENRKKDIYDKLNLDIRFSYSLPNIESKNIEIKHRVEEKTMLFKKDGVFNKGKRFLSNLLDKEWGYKEVEYDEKIIDKDATQKMAKDICNENKISYINILKEWSNQFNKSIEIFYDEAKKRAEEYKEKKDQNIELFDLDDVSRSLSVIKDMLEEFKLEEKDEVSITIDEPEQKIIYQIPKDQYNFYVLSNKVLEQNYLLVGQYIRQKCSEKVKNSFFNLFWTWDIDSCNEFIFRTYGNYLSKNECERLKEEGLLSIDNLVIAYELCKNNKDFYNKINTLKDKSFNMFILFNGIQIGNSKKQILESRNLLAFFKNSKSIMLNLVIDSSREFINANNVQELLFEVKNLKNSIKNRYYNVVVDYVLINAKNPIYNMALIESTQKGQFLISDYKNLKEKLFENPLARGMEEKEILESILSYYLNRNCDADFNA, via the coding sequence ATGATAAAAGATGGTTATATATTAAATGCGATTGAAGAAATAAAAGATATTTTACAAAAAAATGATTATAGAAAAACAAGATATAATAAAGATATAGAATGGCTTGAAGAAAGAAAAGAACTATTTAATAGCAATATAATAAGAATTGCTATTATGGGAGTAACCAGTAGTGGAAAATCAACTTTGGTTAATGCACTTTTAGGTGAGCGGATTTTACCTATGGCTATAAGGCCAAGTTCTAGTATAATAATTACTGCATCGAAAGGTGTAAATAGAGAAGCAATAATTTATTTTAATGATAAAAAGCCGAAAATATTAAAAGAGGATGATTTAAATGAAGATACTATAAGTGAATATGCTGATGAAAATAAGAATCCTAACAATGAATTGAAAGTTACACAAATTCATATTACCACCCCTAGCTTCTTATTAGATGAAAATATACATATCATTGACAGCCCGGGACTTGATGCTTGGAATTTAGAAAATCATGAGAAATTAACTTTAGAAATACTATTGCCAACAATAGATATATGCATTTTTGTAACGACTGTTAAAGCTAATAGTGATGGAACAAATGCTGAAAAAATAAAAATTGTTGATGAAAAAGAAAAGCAGATAATATTAGTACAAAATATGATTGACTCAGTAGAAGAGAAAATTGGTAAAAATGGAATAATTGAAGAAGATAAGATTACTATTTTGAAAAAACATAAAAATAGGGCTGAAAATCTATTGGATAAAGCAACACAAGGAAAAGAGAAGTTTGAAGTTATTCAAATATCTGCTCTCAATGGACTAAATGGAATTATAAATGATGATAATGAATTATATAAAAAATCGAATTTAGAAGGTTTTATAAGAGCAGTAGAAATCTGCAAGGAAAATACTATACCTAAGATTGATATGAAAAGGGCTATTAGCCTTAAGGATAAAATAAATAGTATAATTAATACTGACAAAGAAATAGTAAAAGGAAATGATTTAGAAGCTATACAAGCTTTGGCAGAGGTAAAAAGTAGAGATGTTGATAAACTTGTATATGATTTTGAAAATGCCCAGGAAAAAATTTTGTTAAAAATTAAAGATATTGAAGAAGTTATTTCTGGAACAATAAGTGAAATTACAGAATCAACTTCCGAGGATTTTGAAGATTATTTAAATATAGTAGATAGAATCAATAATAAGAAATTATATATTGAAAGTGATATCATAAATGTAGTTAAAGATTGTGAAAATCGTAAAAAGGATATATATGATAAGTTAAATTTAGATATAAGATTTTCCTATTCACTACCTAATATTGAAAGCAAAAATATAGAAATTAAACATAGGGTTGAAGAAAAGACCATGCTATTCAAAAAAGATGGAGTGTTTAATAAAGGAAAAAGATTTTTATCTAATTTGTTAGATAAAGAATGGGGCTATAAAGAGGTAGAATATGATGAGAAAATAATAGATAAAGATGCTACCCAAAAAATGGCTAAGGATATATGTAATGAAAATAAAATAAGCTATATTAATATATTGAAAGAATGGAGTAATCAGTTTAATAAATCTATTGAGATATTTTATGATGAAGCTAAGAAACGAGCAGAAGAATATAAAGAAAAAAAAGATCAAAATATTGAATTATTTGATTTAGATGATGTGAGCAGGAGCTTATCAGTTATTAAAGATATGCTTGAAGAATTCAAACTTGAAGAAAAAGATGAAGTATCAATAACAATAGACGAACCTGAACAAAAGATAATATATCAAATTCCAAAAGATCAATATAATTTTTATGTATTAAGTAATAAAGTTTTAGAGCAAAATTATTTATTAGTTGGACAATATATAAGACAAAAATGTAGCGAAAAAGTGAAAAATAGCTTTTTTAATCTTTTTTGGACATGGGATATAGATTCCTGCAATGAATTTATATTTAGAACCTATGGAAATTATTTAAGTAAAAATGAATGTGAAAGGCTAAAAGAAGAAGGTTTGCTGAGTATTGATAATTTAGTAATTGCTTATGAATTATGTAAGAATAATAAAGATTTTTATAATAAGATTAATACACTTAAAGATAAGTCTTTCAATATGTTTATTTTATTTAATGGCATTCAAATAGGAAACTCTAAAAAGCAGATTTTAGAAAGTAGAAATTTACTTGCGTTCTTTAAAAATAGCAAAAGCATTATGTTGAATTTAGTTATAGATTCTTCAAGAGAATTTATTAATGCAAACAATGTTCAAGAACTTTTATTTGAAGTTAAAAATTTAAAAAATAGCATTAAAAATAGATATTATAATGTTGTGGTAGATTATGTTTTGATCAATGCTAAAAATCCTATATATAATATGGCACTGATAGAAAGTACACAGAAAGGACAATTTTTAATAAGTGATTATAAGAATTTGAAGGAAAAGTTGTTTGAAAATCCTTTAGCAAGAGGGATGGAAGAAAAAGAAATATTAGAATCAATATTAAGTTATTATTTGAATAGAAACTGTGACGCAGATTTTAATGCGTAA
- a CDS encoding SDR family NAD(P)-dependent oxidoreductase: MISNEIVLITGATSGIGYELAKIFAFNKYDLILVSRNADKLARLANELSEKYNIMTYIIAQDLSEQGAARIIFNTITRMNLQVDILINNAGSGKVGFFHEIEIERDLEILQLNIVSLTEMTKLFSREMVKRNKGRILNVASTGAFAPGPFTAVYYATKAYVLSFSEALYKELQPYKISVTTLCPGATRTNFSKNAGKKDVPGGMEPEKVAEAAYYGLMKNKRLVVPGFANKILIKLPSGLVSSLNFKMQRKLAFKEEKE; encoded by the coding sequence ATGATAAGTAATGAAATTGTATTAATAACAGGCGCAACTAGTGGAATAGGATATGAACTTGCAAAAATATTTGCTTTTAATAAATATGATCTTATTTTAGTGTCAAGAAATGCAGATAAACTTGCTAGATTAGCTAATGAATTATCTGAGAAATATAACATAATGACTTATATTATTGCTCAGGATTTATCTGAGCAAGGAGCAGCAAGAATAATATTTAATACTATAACTAGAATGAACTTGCAGGTAGATATTTTAATAAATAATGCTGGAAGTGGTAAAGTAGGATTTTTTCATGAAATTGAAATAGAAAGAGACTTAGAAATATTACAATTAAACATAGTTTCTTTAACGGAGATGACAAAACTTTTTTCAAGGGAAATGGTTAAAAGAAATAAGGGCAGAATTTTAAATGTAGCATCTACTGGAGCTTTTGCACCTGGCCCTTTTACAGCAGTTTATTATGCTACAAAAGCATATGTTTTATCATTTTCTGAGGCCCTCTATAAGGAATTGCAGCCATATAAAATATCAGTTACAACTCTATGTCCTGGAGCAACAAGAACTAATTTTTCAAAAAATGCTGGAAAGAAAGATGTACCAGGTGGCATGGAGCCTGAAAAGGTAGCTGAAGCTGCATATTATGGATTAATGAAAAATAAGAGATTAGTGGTACCAGGATTTGCAAATAAAATATTAATAAAGCTGCCATCTGGTTTAGTGAGTTCACTAAATTTCAAAATGCAGAGGAAATTAGCCTTTAAAGAAGAGAAAGAATAA
- a CDS encoding ferritin, translating to MISKEMEQLLNEQLNKEFYSAYLYLSMVAYFEDKNLKGFANYFKVQVQEERDHAMMFFRYISHVQGEIKLQQIDQPNLVFNSPLDVFKEAYKHELFVTKSIYSIVDLSLDERDHKTNAFLQWFVSEQAEEESNMDDNIKKLQLIGDDVRGLLLLDSELLTRTYTPAANPAMPAE from the coding sequence ATGATTAGTAAGGAAATGGAACAACTTTTAAATGAACAATTAAATAAAGAGTTCTACTCAGCATATTTATATTTATCAATGGTTGCATATTTTGAAGATAAAAACCTTAAGGGATTTGCTAACTACTTTAAGGTTCAGGTTCAAGAAGAACGTGATCATGCAATGATGTTCTTTAGATACATATCTCACGTTCAAGGTGAAATTAAGTTGCAACAGATAGATCAGCCAAACTTAGTATTTAATTCTCCACTAGATGTTTTTAAAGAGGCCTACAAACATGAATTATTTGTTACAAAGTCTATTTATTCAATTGTTGATCTTTCACTTGATGAGAGGGATCACAAGACTAATGCTTTTCTTCAATGGTTTGTTAGTGAGCAAGCAGAAGAAGAGTCAAATATGGATGACAATATTAAGAAATTACAATTAATTGGCGATGATGTACGAGGTTTGTTATTGTTAGATTCTGAATTGTTAACAAGAACATATACTCCAGCAGCAAATCCAGCTATGCCAGCAGAATAA
- a CDS encoding LysR family transcriptional regulator has protein sequence MYINKLVYFISVAENLNFTKAAQECHLAQPAISQQINSLEHEIGFQLFIRTSKNVVLTEAGKVFYEEVKKIIEGYKTAVKKAESVAYGFEGMITIGICGGTEEVFLPQILKVFKEMYPLIGFEFRRAAFNDISKQLENKIYDIVFTWPYDLEGLKNIGYKIIFEDEACAMMSFNNKISEKPRVSKGELAMENNIMVAYEKKTKTYKHFSEFYGKYNIKPKSIITVEDSEILNLMIDLNMGISIVPKRIKELNSNRFSFVEIQGEPHSIKFCVAYLKENTNPCVELFVNNAAIR, from the coding sequence ATGTATATAAATAAGCTTGTTTATTTTATAAGTGTAGCAGAAAATTTAAATTTTACTAAGGCAGCTCAAGAATGTCATTTAGCTCAACCAGCTATTAGCCAGCAGATCAATTCATTAGAACACGAAATAGGATTTCAATTATTTATACGAACAAGTAAAAATGTTGTACTTACTGAAGCAGGAAAAGTATTTTACGAGGAAGTAAAAAAAATAATTGAAGGCTATAAAACTGCTGTAAAAAAAGCTGAAAGTGTTGCATATGGATTTGAAGGCATGATTACAATAGGAATATGTGGAGGCACTGAAGAAGTATTTTTACCACAGATTCTAAAAGTATTCAAAGAAATGTATCCTTTAATAGGATTCGAATTTAGAAGAGCAGCCTTTAATGATATAAGTAAGCAATTAGAAAATAAAATTTATGATATAGTATTTACATGGCCATATGATTTGGAAGGCTTAAAAAATATTGGTTATAAAATAATCTTTGAAGATGAAGCTTGTGCTATGATGAGTTTTAACAATAAGATATCAGAAAAACCTCGAGTTTCTAAAGGTGAACTTGCTATGGAAAATAATATAATGGTGGCATATGAAAAAAAAACAAAGACGTATAAACATTTTTCTGAGTTTTATGGTAAATATAATATTAAACCTAAGTCAATTATAACTGTAGAAGATAGTGAAATATTGAATTTAATGATAGATTTAAATATGGGAATAAGTATTGTACCTAAAAGAATTAAAGAATTAAATAGCAACAGATTTTCCTTTGTTGAAATACAAGGTGAACCACATTCAATTAAATTTTGTGTAGCATATTTAAAAGAAAATACAAATCCATGTGTTGAGTTATTTGTCAACAATGCAGCTATAAGATAA